One genomic region from Quercus robur chromosome 4, dhQueRobu3.1, whole genome shotgun sequence encodes:
- the LOC126722001 gene encoding uncharacterized protein LOC126722001, translating to MAPPRRNPGNCQQNANGTTNLQAIIEAIGGLTNIVQHQVGATNPTSALEKFRKLDPPAFKGTKDPIEADNWLKEIARLFRAMEVSDEQRVILAVFVLKGDALEWWESTERTHGREVITWQHFVELFRKRYFPDSLMVQKEAEFIRIAQGTQSVYEYERNFAELSRFAPHMVNTEARKARHFERGLREEIQGPVSMFKLETYAEVVDRALIA from the coding sequence ATGGCTCCACCAAGGAGGAACCCAGGGAATTGTCAACAGAATGCTAATGGAACCACTAATCTTCAAGCTATTATTGAAGCCATTGGGGGCTTAACCAATATAGTGCAACATCAAGTAGGAGCCACCAATCCAACTAGTGCTTTGGAGAAATTTAGAAAGCTTGACCCTCCTGCTTTCAAGGGTACAAAGGATCCAATAGAGGCTGACAACTGGCTTAAAGAGATAGCAAGgctctttagagcaatggaagTTAGTGATGAGCAACGAGTTATCCTTGCTGTTTTTGTACTGAAAGGTGATGCATTGGAATGGTGGGAGTCCACAGAGAGGACACATGGAAGAGAAGTTATAACTTGGCAGCATTTTGTTGAGCTCTTTCGTAAAAGGTACTTTCCTGATAGTCTGATGGTGCAAAAGGAAGCTGAATTCATTCGCATAGCACAAGGTACTCAATCAGTGTATGAGTATGAGCGAAATTTTGCTGAATTATCCCGCTTTGCTCCACACATGGTTAACACAGAAGCAAGGAAGGCTAGGCATTTTGAAAGGGGTTTAAGGGAGGAAATTCAGGGACCGGTTTCCATGTTCAAATTGGAAACATATGCAGAGGTGGTAGATCGAGCTCTCATAGCATAG